The following proteins are co-located in the Citrobacter freundii ATCC 8090 = MTCC 1658 = NBRC 12681 genome:
- a CDS encoding GNAT family N-acetyltransferase, whose translation MNITLRATTLADTAALPAIERSAGQRFLQIPELAWIADDQIISAAQHQAFAATGLSWLVLADEHPVGFLVAETLDSSLFIAELSLHQEWQGKGIGRRLICYVAEQACEKGYTSLTLTTFRDVPWNAPWYARLGFEMLAEETLPAKLRQKREEEAAHGLAYESRCAMRLMLR comes from the coding sequence ATGAACATCACCTTACGCGCAACTACTCTGGCAGATACAGCCGCTCTTCCCGCCATCGAACGATCTGCGGGGCAACGTTTTTTACAGATCCCGGAACTGGCGTGGATTGCTGATGACCAGATTATATCGGCTGCTCAGCATCAGGCATTTGCCGCCACTGGCTTGAGCTGGCTGGTGCTGGCCGATGAGCATCCGGTCGGCTTTTTAGTCGCCGAAACGCTGGATTCATCGCTGTTTATTGCGGAACTGTCGCTGCATCAGGAGTGGCAGGGAAAAGGAATTGGCCGCCGATTAATTTGCTATGTTGCCGAACAGGCGTGCGAGAAAGGTTACACGTCGCTCACGCTGACCACCTTCCGCGATGTGCCGTGGAATGCGCCATGGTACGCGCGTCTGGGATTTGAAATGTTGGCTGAAGAGACGCTGCCTGCAAAGTTGCGCCAGAAAAGAGAAGAGGAAGCGGCGCATGGACTGGCATATGAATCGCGCTGCGCCATGCGCCTGATGTTGCGCTAA
- a CDS encoding MFS transporter translates to MEKNNITLDPSSSFGTSSSVDINVPPEGMVQRSSRIKRIQTTAMILLFFAAVINYLDRSSLSVANLTIREELGLSATQIGVLLSVFSLAYGIAQLPCGPLLDRKGPRIMLGLGMFFWSLFQAMSGMVHSFTQFVLVRIGMGIGEAPMNPCGVKVINDWFNIKERGRPMGLFNAASTIGVAISPPILAAMMLVMGWRWMFITIGVLGIFLAIGWYMLYRNREQIELSATEQAYLNAGSVNARRDPLSFAEWRSLFRNRTMWGMMLGFSGINYTAWLYLAWLPGYLQTSYNLDLKSTGLMAAIPFLFGAAGMLINGFVTDWLVKGGMAPIKSRKICIIAGMFCSAAFTFVVPQATTSMAAVLLIGMALFCIHFAGTSCWGLIHVAVASRMTASVGSIQNFASFICASFAPIVTGFIVDTTNSFRLALIICGCVTMVGALAYIFLVRQPISDPRKD, encoded by the coding sequence GTGGAAAAAAATAATATTACCCTCGACCCGAGTTCTTCGTTTGGCACGTCATCATCTGTGGATATTAATGTTCCGCCTGAGGGCATGGTGCAACGCAGTAGCCGAATAAAACGTATTCAAACCACGGCAATGATTTTATTATTTTTTGCTGCGGTTATTAATTACCTCGACCGCAGTTCTCTGTCGGTCGCCAACTTAACGATTCGTGAAGAACTGGGGCTAAGCGCCACGCAAATCGGCGTGCTGCTGTCGGTATTTTCTCTCGCTTACGGTATTGCGCAATTGCCCTGCGGCCCGCTGCTGGATCGCAAAGGTCCGCGCATTATGTTGGGACTGGGGATGTTCTTCTGGTCGCTGTTTCAGGCAATGTCTGGCATGGTACACAGCTTCACCCAGTTTGTGTTGGTGCGTATCGGGATGGGGATCGGCGAAGCGCCAATGAACCCGTGCGGCGTAAAGGTCATCAACGACTGGTTTAACATCAAAGAGCGCGGCCGCCCGATGGGATTATTCAACGCCGCCTCCACCATCGGGGTTGCCATTAGCCCGCCGATTCTGGCTGCCATGATGCTGGTAATGGGCTGGCGCTGGATGTTCATCACCATTGGCGTGCTGGGTATTTTCCTCGCCATCGGCTGGTACATGCTGTATCGCAACCGCGAGCAAATTGAGCTGAGCGCCACGGAACAAGCGTACCTGAACGCTGGTAGCGTCAATGCCCGCCGCGATCCGCTGAGCTTTGCCGAATGGCGCAGTCTGTTTCGCAACCGCACTATGTGGGGCATGATGCTGGGCTTTAGCGGCATCAACTATACCGCATGGTTATACCTGGCCTGGCTGCCGGGCTACCTGCAAACCTCCTACAACCTGGATTTAAAAAGCACCGGATTAATGGCGGCGATCCCGTTCCTGTTTGGCGCAGCCGGCATGTTGATTAACGGTTTTGTCACCGACTGGCTGGTGAAGGGCGGTATGGCGCCGATTAAGAGCCGTAAGATTTGTATAATCGCCGGGATGTTCTGCTCTGCAGCCTTCACCTTCGTTGTGCCGCAGGCCACAACGTCAATGGCAGCCGTGTTACTGATCGGTATGGCGTTGTTCTGTATCCACTTCGCCGGTACCTCGTGCTGGGGCCTGATCCACGTCGCCGTCGCCTCACGCATGACCGCTTCCGTGGGCAGTATCCAGAACTTTGCCAGCTTTATCTGCGCGTCGTTTGCGCCGATCGTCACCGGATTTATTGTTGATACCACCAACTCTTTCCGCCTGGCGCTGATCATCTGCGGCTGTGTCACCATGGTGGGGGCCCTTGCCTACATCTTCCTGGTTCGCCAGCCCATTAGCGATCCACGTAAAGATTAA
- a CDS encoding GntR family transcriptional regulator, whose product MSRSQNLRHNVINQIIDDMARGHIPSPLPSQSALAEMYNISRTTVRHMLSHLGECGVLTQVGSHYVIVRKPDHDDGFACTTASMTEQNRIFEQAFFTMINQRQLRAGESFSELQLARAAGVSPVVVREYLLKFERYNLIKNEKRGQWSMKQFDQAYAEQLFELREMLETHSLQHFLNLPDDDPRWLQAKTLLERHRILRDSIGSSFRMFSQLDREFHALLLSAADNIFFNQSLEIISVIFHFHYQWDESDLKQRNIIAIDEHMTILSALICRSDLDATLALCNHLNSAKQSMIRSINQSHSAAH is encoded by the coding sequence ATGAGCCGTTCGCAGAACTTACGCCACAATGTGATTAACCAGATTATCGATGATATGGCGCGTGGTCATATCCCTTCCCCTCTCCCGTCGCAAAGCGCACTAGCGGAGATGTACAACATCAGCCGCACCACCGTGCGTCATATGCTGAGCCACTTAGGCGAGTGCGGCGTGCTGACCCAGGTCGGCAGCCACTATGTTATCGTGCGTAAACCCGACCATGACGACGGTTTTGCCTGCACCACCGCCTCCATGACCGAGCAAAACCGGATTTTTGAGCAGGCTTTTTTCACCATGATCAACCAGCGCCAGCTGCGTGCAGGCGAGAGCTTCTCCGAACTGCAGCTTGCCAGAGCCGCGGGCGTCAGTCCGGTAGTCGTACGGGAATATCTTTTAAAATTCGAACGTTACAACCTGATCAAAAACGAAAAACGCGGTCAGTGGAGCATGAAGCAGTTCGATCAGGCCTATGCGGAGCAGCTGTTTGAACTCAGAGAAATGCTGGAAACCCATTCCCTGCAGCATTTTCTCAATCTGCCTGACGATGACCCACGCTGGCTGCAAGCGAAAACGCTGCTGGAACGCCACCGGATCCTGCGCGACAGCATCGGCAGCAGCTTTCGTATGTTCTCGCAGTTAGACCGTGAGTTTCATGCCTTGCTGCTCTCTGCTGCCGATAATATATTTTTCAATCAATCACTTGAAATCATCTCCGTGATTTTCCACTTCCACTATCAGTGGGATGAGAGCGACCTCAAACAACGCAACATCATTGCCATCGATGAGCATATGACCATCCTCAGCGCGCTGATCTGCCGCAGCGACCTGGATGCCACCCTGGCGCTCTGTAACCATTTGAATTCAGCCAAACAATCAATGATTCGTTCCATCAACCAGAGTCATAGCGCCGCCCATTAA
- a CDS encoding zinc-binding alcohol dehydrogenase family protein has product MSTMNTLICQEPKKLVWKEREIPIPGESEALIKIKSVGICGTDIHAWGGNQPFFSYPRVLGHEICGEIVGLGKNIQNLKNGQQVAVIPYVACQQCPACLSGRTNCCEKISVIGVHQDGGFSEYLSVPVTNLLDAQGIDPQAAALIEPYAISAHAVRRAAVAPGEQVLVVGAGPIGLGAAAIAKADGAQVVVADTSPARRDHVVSRLGLPVIDPSAEDFDAQLRAQFGGSLAQKVIDATGNQHAMNNTVNLIRHGGSIVFVGLFKGDLQFSDPEFHKKETTMMGSRNATPEDFAKVGRLMSEGKLTADMMLTHRYAFATLAEIYERDVINNRELIKGVITF; this is encoded by the coding sequence ATGTCTACGATGAATACGTTGATTTGCCAGGAACCTAAAAAATTAGTCTGGAAAGAACGCGAAATACCTATTCCGGGTGAGAGCGAAGCATTAATAAAAATTAAATCGGTAGGGATTTGTGGTACCGATATTCATGCCTGGGGTGGCAATCAACCTTTTTTCAGCTACCCACGTGTATTAGGGCATGAAATATGTGGGGAAATTGTCGGGCTGGGTAAGAATATACAGAATCTGAAAAATGGTCAGCAGGTGGCGGTTATTCCTTACGTGGCCTGCCAGCAGTGTCCGGCATGCCTGAGCGGGCGCACCAACTGCTGCGAGAAGATTTCAGTAATTGGCGTGCACCAGGATGGCGGTTTCAGTGAATATTTGTCCGTTCCGGTGACCAACCTGCTGGATGCGCAGGGGATTGACCCGCAGGCGGCGGCGCTGATTGAGCCTTATGCCATCAGCGCGCATGCGGTACGCCGGGCGGCGGTGGCGCCGGGTGAGCAGGTGCTGGTGGTCGGCGCTGGTCCGATTGGCCTGGGGGCTGCAGCGATTGCCAAAGCCGATGGCGCACAGGTGGTGGTCGCCGATACCAGTCCCGCACGCCGAGACCATGTGGTTTCCCGCCTGGGACTTCCGGTTATCGACCCATCCGCTGAAGATTTTGATGCGCAGCTGCGCGCTCAGTTTGGCGGTTCGTTGGCGCAAAAGGTCATTGATGCCACGGGGAATCAGCATGCGATGAATAACACGGTGAATTTGATTCGTCATGGCGGCAGCATCGTTTTCGTTGGGTTGTTTAAAGGCGATTTGCAGTTCTCTGACCCTGAGTTCCACAAGAAAGAGACCACCATGATGGGCAGTCGCAACGCCACGCCGGAAGATTTCGCCAAAGTGGGCCGCCTGATGTCGGAAGGCAAATTGACCGCCGACATGATGCTTACGCACCGTTACGCGTTTGCCACACTGGCTGAAATCTACGAGCGGGATGTGATCAACAACCGTGAACTGATTAAAGGCGTGATCACGTTCTGA
- a CDS encoding tagaturonate reductase, protein MKTLNRRDFPGASYPTRVIQFGEGNFLRAFVDWQLDILNEHTDLNAGVTIVRPINTNFPPSLNTQDGLYTTLIRGLNEQGEAVSEARLIRSVNNEINPYQDFAAYLTLAHNADIRFVFSNTTEAGISYHAADCVDDAPPVSFPAKLTRLLMERFNHFEGAVDKGWVIIPCELIDYNGEALKTLVLRYAQEWHLPPAFADWVETANTFCSTLVDRIVTGYPREEAAALEATLGYHDAFLDTAEHFYLFVIQGPQWLAEELKLAQCPLNIRVVSDIKPYKERKVAILNGAHTALVPVAWLCGLETVGEAMQDADIRRFVERAISEEIIPVLDLPADELREFADAVSGRFQNPYIRHQLLSIALNGMTKFRTRILPQLLAGEQNGRWPVRLTFALAALLAFYRAERNGERYPIQDDEQWVSLYASLWPRVGNDLTLRELVDAVLGDAEHWGEDLTLLPGLAGQVTANLEMILVQGMRQAVNGLE, encoded by the coding sequence ATGAAAACATTGAATCGACGTGATTTTCCGGGAGCCAGCTACCCAACGCGTGTGATCCAGTTTGGAGAAGGTAACTTTCTGCGGGCGTTTGTCGACTGGCAACTGGATATCCTCAACGAGCATACCGATCTGAACGCTGGCGTGACCATCGTTCGGCCAATTAATACCAATTTCCCGCCGTCGCTGAATACCCAGGACGGGCTGTATACCACGCTGATTCGCGGGCTAAACGAGCAGGGTGAGGCGGTGAGTGAGGCGCGGCTTATCCGGTCGGTGAATAACGAAATCAACCCGTACCAGGATTTCGCGGCGTATCTGACGCTGGCGCACAATGCGGATATTCGTTTTGTGTTTTCAAATACTACCGAAGCCGGAATTAGCTATCACGCGGCAGACTGTGTGGATGATGCGCCGCCGGTGAGCTTTCCGGCCAAACTGACGCGCCTGCTGATGGAGCGCTTTAACCACTTTGAGGGCGCGGTGGATAAGGGCTGGGTAATTATCCCGTGCGAGCTTATCGACTATAACGGTGAGGCGCTCAAAACCCTGGTACTGCGGTATGCGCAGGAGTGGCATCTTCCTCCGGCATTTGCCGACTGGGTGGAGACGGCAAACACGTTCTGTTCCACGCTGGTTGACCGTATTGTCACCGGCTACCCGCGCGAAGAAGCCGCAGCGCTGGAGGCTACACTTGGCTATCACGATGCGTTTCTCGATACCGCGGAGCATTTTTACCTGTTTGTGATCCAGGGGCCGCAGTGGCTGGCAGAGGAGCTGAAGCTGGCGCAGTGTCCGCTGAATATCCGTGTAGTGAGCGATATCAAACCGTACAAAGAGCGCAAAGTCGCTATTCTCAATGGCGCGCATACGGCGCTGGTGCCGGTGGCGTGGCTGTGCGGGTTGGAGACCGTTGGCGAGGCGATGCAGGATGCTGATATCCGCCGCTTTGTCGAGCGGGCGATTAGTGAGGAGATTATTCCGGTGTTGGATCTCCCGGCGGACGAACTGCGAGAATTTGCCGACGCGGTGAGCGGGCGTTTTCAGAACCCCTACATTCGCCACCAGTTGCTTTCCATTGCGCTTAACGGGATGACTAAATTCCGCACCCGAATTTTGCCGCAACTGTTGGCGGGTGAGCAAAATGGGCGCTGGCCAGTGCGGTTAACGTTTGCCCTCGCTGCGCTGCTGGCGTTTTATCGCGCAGAGCGTAACGGGGAACGCTATCCGATACAGGATGATGAGCAGTGGGTAAGCCTCTATGCCAGCCTGTGGCCGCGAGTTGGCAATGATTTAACGCTGCGTGAACTGGTGGATGCAGTGCTTGGCGATGCGGAGCACTGGGGAGAGGATTTGACGTTGTTACCTGGGCTTGCCGGGCAGGTGACGGCCAACCTGGAGATGATTCTGGTGCAGGGTATGCGCCAGGCGGTGAACGGTCTGGAATAA
- the opgB gene encoding phosphatidylglycerol--membrane-oligosaccharide glycerophosphotransferase, whose translation MSELISITLFLASVLIYAWKAGRNTWWFAATLSVLGIFIVLNITLYASDYFTGDGINDAVLYTLTNSLTGAGIGKYILPGVGIALALTTVFVALGWILRRRRHHPHHVGYSLLALLLALASVDASPAFHQITELVKSQSRDGDPDFTTYYKEPSKTIPNPKLNLVYIYGESLERTYFNNDAFPDLTPELGALKNEGLDFSNTMQLPGTDYTIAGMVASQCGIPLFAPFEGNASASVSSFFPNNICLGDILKNSGYQNYFVQGANLRFAGKDVFLKSHGFDHLYGAEELKSVVADPAYRNDWGFYDDTVLDEAWKKFEELSRSGQRFSLFTLTVDTHHPDGFISRSCNRKRYDIDGKANQSFSAVSCSQENIAEFINKIKASPWFKDTVIVVSSDHLAMNNTAWKYLNKQDRNNLFFVLRGDQPQQDTLAVKRNTMDNGATVLDILGGDNFIGLGRSSLSSESVSEVFLNIKEKMLAWKPDIIRLWNFPKEMKEFTVDQDKNMISFSGSHFRLPLLLRVSDKRVEPLPESEYSAPLRFQLADFAPRDNFVWVDRCYKMAQLWAPELALSTDWCVSQGQLGGQQIVQHVDKAKWKSKTVFKDTVIDMERYKGNVDTLKIVDNDIRYKADSFVFNVAGAPEEVKQFSGISRPESWGRWSNAQLSEEVTIEYKAPLPKKFDLVITAKAFGDNANRPIPVRVGNEEQTLVLGHDVSTTTLHFDNPSDADTLVIVPPDPVATNEGNILGHSPRKLGIGMVEIKIVAAQG comes from the coding sequence TTGTCAGAATTAATCTCCATCACTCTGTTTCTCGCTTCAGTGCTGATTTACGCCTGGAAAGCGGGTCGCAACACCTGGTGGTTTGCCGCCACGTTATCGGTGCTGGGGATTTTTATTGTCCTGAATATCACGCTGTACGCCAGTGACTATTTCACCGGCGACGGGATCAATGATGCGGTTCTGTACACGCTGACCAACAGTCTGACCGGCGCGGGGATTGGAAAATATATTTTGCCGGGGGTCGGCATCGCGCTGGCGCTGACGACGGTTTTTGTCGCGCTCGGCTGGATCCTGCGCCGCCGTCGCCATCACCCGCATCATGTGGGTTACAGTCTGCTGGCCCTGCTGCTGGCGCTGGCCTCCGTTGACGCCAGCCCGGCGTTTCACCAGATAACCGAACTGGTGAAGTCGCAGTCGCGCGATGGCGATCCGGATTTCACGACGTATTATAAAGAGCCGTCGAAAACCATTCCCAACCCGAAGCTGAACCTGGTGTATATCTACGGTGAGAGCCTCGAGCGCACCTATTTTAATAACGACGCGTTCCCGGATCTGACCCCGGAGCTCGGCGCGTTAAAAAATGAAGGTCTGGATTTCAGCAATACCATGCAACTGCCGGGTACCGATTACACCATCGCTGGCATGGTCGCCTCCCAGTGCGGTATTCCGCTGTTTGCGCCATTTGAAGGCAACGCCTCGGCGTCGGTCTCAAGTTTCTTCCCTAACAATATCTGTCTGGGCGATATCCTGAAAAACTCCGGCTATCAGAACTACTTTGTGCAGGGTGCCAACCTGCGCTTTGCCGGCAAAGACGTGTTCCTGAAATCTCACGGCTTTGACCATCTGTACGGTGCGGAAGAGTTAAAAAGCGTGGTGGCGGACCCGGCCTATCGTAACGACTGGGGCTTCTACGACGATACCGTGCTGGACGAAGCATGGAAAAAATTCGAAGAGCTTTCGCGCTCGGGCCAGCGTTTTTCACTGTTTACCCTGACCGTGGACACCCATCATCCGGATGGATTTATCTCACGTAGCTGCAACCGTAAACGTTATGACATCGACGGGAAGGCCAACCAGTCGTTCAGCGCGGTCAGTTGCAGCCAGGAAAACATTGCCGAATTTATCAATAAAATCAAAGCATCGCCGTGGTTTAAAGATACCGTTATCGTTGTTTCTTCCGATCATCTGGCGATGAACAACACCGCATGGAAGTATCTGAACAAGCAGGATCGTAACAACCTGTTCTTCGTGCTGCGCGGCGACCAACCGCAACAGGACACGCTGGCGGTAAAACGTAATACGATGGATAACGGCGCAACGGTACTGGATATTCTCGGCGGCGATAACTTTATCGGTCTTGGCCGTAGCAGCTTGTCTAGCGAATCCGTGTCGGAAGTATTCCTGAACATTAAAGAAAAAATGCTGGCGTGGAAGCCCGATATCATTCGCCTGTGGAATTTCCCGAAAGAGATGAAAGAGTTCACCGTCGACCAGGACAAAAATATGATCTCCTTCTCCGGCAGCCATTTCCGCCTGCCGTTGCTGCTGCGTGTATCGGACAAACGCGTCGAGCCGCTGCCGGAAAGCGAATACTCGGCCCCGCTGCGCTTCCAGCTGGCGGATTTCGCCCCGCGCGATAACTTTGTCTGGGTCGATCGCTGCTACAAAATGGCGCAACTGTGGGCGCCGGAGCTGGCGCTTTCTACCGACTGGTGCGTTTCACAGGGTCAGTTAGGCGGGCAGCAAATTGTGCAGCACGTCGACAAAGCCAAATGGAAAAGTAAAACCGTATTTAAAGATACGGTGATCGACATGGAGCGCTACAAAGGTAACGTCGATACGCTGAAAATTGTCGATAACGACATTCGCTACAAAGCAGATAGCTTCGTTTTCAACGTGGCGGGCGCGCCGGAAGAGGTGAAACAATTTAGCGGTATTTCACGCCCCGAATCCTGGGGACGCTGGTCCAATGCGCAGCTCAGCGAAGAAGTAACCATCGAATACAAAGCCCCGTTGCCGAAGAAATTCGATCTGGTCATTACCGCGAAAGCCTTCGGCGACAACGCTAATCGCCCTATTCCCGTGCGCGTTGGCAACGAGGAACAGACGCTGGTGTTAGGCCATGATGTCAGCACCACCACCTTGCATTTTGATAATCCGTCGGACGCCGATACGCTGGTGATTGTCCCGCCCGATCCGGTTGCCACCAACGAGGGCAATATTCTCGGCCACTCGCCGCGTAAGCTGGGGATCGGGATGGTTGAAATCAAAATAGTGGCTGCTCAGGGATAA
- a CDS encoding DUF2501 domain-containing protein, which produces MMKTTKRLLCCALAASTLISTSVFAASWQDSLSSAASELSKQSSGSQSSSSLSSLTSLLNGSNQSLTSSSMNNAAGILEYCAKQKLASVTDTQNVKNQVLDKLGLSAPEQKQDTNYMDGIQGLLNAKDGQQLDLNTIGNSSLAKQVKTKACDLVLKQGMNFIS; this is translated from the coding sequence ATGATGAAAACTACCAAACGTCTGCTGTGCTGTGCGCTTGCCGCCAGCACGCTCATCTCCACCAGCGTTTTCGCCGCCTCCTGGCAGGATTCGCTCTCCAGCGCGGCCAGTGAGCTAAGCAAACAAAGCTCCGGCTCGCAAAGCAGCTCGTCGCTCTCTTCCCTGACCAGCCTGCTGAATGGCAGCAATCAGTCGTTGACCTCCAGCAGCATGAATAACGCCGCCGGGATCCTGGAATATTGCGCGAAACAGAAGCTGGCCTCGGTCACCGACACGCAAAACGTCAAAAACCAGGTGCTGGATAAACTGGGGCTCAGTGCTCCTGAGCAGAAGCAAGACACCAACTATATGGACGGGATTCAGGGTCTGCTCAACGCCAAAGATGGTCAACAGCTGGACCTGAACACGATTGGCAACAGCTCGCTGGCGAAGCAGGTTAAAACCAAGGCCTGCGATCTGGTGTTAAAACAGGGCATGAACTTCATTTCCTGA
- the dnaC gene encoding DNA replication protein DnaC: protein MKNVGDLMKRLQKMMPPNVEPAFKTGEELLAWQKEQGEIRAAALARENRAMKMQRTFNRSGIRPLHQNCSFENYRVECEGQMNALSKARQYVEEFDGNIASFIFSGKPGTGKNHLAAAICNELLLRGKSVLIITVADIMSAMKETFSNRETSEEQLLNDLSNVDLLVIDEIGMQTESRYEKVIINQIVDRRSSSKRPTGMLTNSNMDEMNKLLGERVMDRMRLGNSLWVIFNWESYRSRVTGKEY, encoded by the coding sequence ATGAAAAACGTTGGCGACCTGATGAAACGTCTGCAAAAAATGATGCCACCTAATGTCGAGCCCGCCTTTAAAACGGGCGAGGAGCTGCTGGCATGGCAAAAAGAGCAAGGTGAAATTCGTGCCGCAGCGCTGGCCCGCGAAAACCGGGCCATGAAAATGCAGCGCACATTCAACCGATCCGGTATCCGTCCGCTGCATCAGAACTGTTCGTTCGAAAACTATCGGGTAGAGTGCGAAGGTCAGATGAACGCCCTGAGCAAAGCCCGCCAATACGTTGAAGAGTTTGACGGCAACATCGCCAGCTTTATCTTCTCCGGCAAACCCGGCACCGGCAAAAACCATCTGGCCGCCGCTATCTGCAACGAACTGCTATTGCGCGGCAAGTCGGTACTGATCATTACCGTGGCCGATATCATGTCGGCGATGAAAGAAACGTTCAGCAATCGTGAAACCAGCGAAGAACAGCTACTCAACGATCTGAGCAATGTGGATCTGCTGGTGATCGACGAGATCGGCATGCAGACCGAATCCCGCTATGAAAAAGTGATTATTAATCAAATTGTCGATCGCCGTTCATCCTCAAAACGTCCGACCGGCATGTTAACTAACAGCAATATGGATGAAATGAACAAGCTGTTGGGCGAGCGCGTGATGGATCGTATGCGCCTTGGCAACAGCCTGTGGGTCATTTTTAACTGGGAAAGCTACCGTAGTCGGGTCACCGGTAAAGAGTATTAA
- the dnaT gene encoding primosomal protein DnaT, translated as MPCKILTPDVTSIDALLHDHHAVLAKSAGGAVAVFANNAPAFYAVTPARLAELLALEEKLSRPGSDVTLDDQFYEEPQTAPVAVPMGKFAMYAAWQPDADFQRQAALWGVALREPVTAEELASFVAYWQAEGKVFHHIQWQQKLARSIQIGRASNGGMPKRDVNSVSEPDSHIPPGFRG; from the coding sequence ATGCCCTGCAAAATTTTGACGCCAGACGTCACGAGCATTGACGCCTTACTACACGATCACCACGCTGTGCTGGCCAAGTCTGCGGGTGGCGCCGTAGCCGTATTCGCTAACAATGCACCAGCGTTTTACGCGGTGACGCCTGCGAGACTGGCTGAGCTGTTGGCGCTTGAGGAGAAACTGTCACGCCCGGGAAGCGATGTGACATTGGATGATCAATTTTATGAAGAGCCGCAAACCGCTCCCGTTGCCGTGCCAATGGGGAAATTTGCGATGTACGCTGCCTGGCAGCCTGATGCCGATTTTCAGCGTCAGGCCGCTTTATGGGGCGTAGCGTTGCGAGAGCCGGTTACTGCTGAAGAACTGGCCTCATTTGTTGCCTACTGGCAGGCTGAAGGCAAAGTCTTTCACCATATTCAGTGGCAGCAAAAACTGGCGCGCAGCATTCAGATTGGACGGGCCAGCAATGGCGGAATGCCAAAGCGCGATGTGAACAGCGTCAGTGAACCTGACAGCCACATTCCACCGGGTTTTAGAGGATAA
- a CDS encoding threonine/serine exporter: MGVIDFILALMQDMILSAIPALGFAMVFNVPHRALPWCALLGALGHGSRMVMMTAGFNIEWSTFMASLLVGCIGIQWSRWYLAHPKVFTVAAVIPMFPGISAYTAMISAVKIGHFGYSEVLMITLLTNFLKASSIVGALSIGLSVPGLWLYRKRPRV; this comes from the coding sequence ATGGGCGTGATCGATTTCATACTGGCGCTAATGCAGGATATGATCCTGTCGGCGATCCCGGCGCTTGGCTTTGCCATGGTATTCAATGTCCCCCATCGGGCGCTCCCATGGTGCGCATTACTCGGCGCACTCGGTCACGGCTCACGAATGGTGATGATGACCGCAGGGTTTAATATTGAATGGTCAACATTTATGGCGTCGCTGCTGGTCGGCTGCATTGGGATCCAGTGGTCGCGCTGGTATCTGGCGCATCCGAAAGTCTTCACCGTCGCGGCAGTAATCCCCATGTTTCCCGGGATCTCCGCCTACACCGCCATGATCTCAGCAGTAAAAATCGGCCATTTCGGTTACAGCGAAGTGCTGATGATTACCCTGCTGACCAACTTCCTGAAAGCCTCATCGATTGTCGGTGCGCTCTCCATCGGTCTGTCCGTGCCAGGATTATGGCTGTATCGCAAACGTCCACGCGTTTAA
- a CDS encoding threonine/serine ThrE exporter family protein, which translates to MQTEQSSQRTVTRLCIQCGLFLLQHGAESALVDELSTRLGLALGMDSVESAISSNAIVLTTIKDGQCLTSTRKNQDRGINMHVVTEVQHIVILAEHKLLDVKGVEKRFSQIKPLRYPRWLVALMVGLSCACFCKLNNGGWDGAVITFFASMVAMYIRQILASRHLHPQINFCITAFVATTISGLLLTLPTFSNTPTIAMAASVLLLVPGFPLINSVADMFKGHINTGLARWAIASLLTLATCIGVIVSMTLWGLRGWA; encoded by the coding sequence ATGCAAACAGAGCAGTCGTCACAGCGAACGGTTACACGGTTATGTATTCAATGCGGTCTTTTTTTACTTCAGCATGGGGCAGAAAGCGCGCTGGTTGACGAGCTATCCACCCGCCTCGGGCTGGCGCTTGGCATGGATAGTGTAGAAAGCGCTATCTCCTCTAACGCTATCGTCCTGACCACCATTAAAGATGGGCAATGCCTGACATCAACGCGAAAAAATCAGGATCGCGGCATTAATATGCACGTCGTGACGGAAGTGCAGCACATTGTCATTTTGGCGGAACATAAACTGCTGGATGTTAAAGGCGTAGAGAAACGCTTTAGCCAGATTAAACCACTGCGCTATCCAAGATGGCTGGTCGCCCTGATGGTCGGTTTATCCTGCGCCTGTTTTTGTAAACTCAATAACGGCGGATGGGATGGTGCGGTGATCACCTTTTTTGCCAGCATGGTGGCGATGTATATCCGCCAGATACTGGCATCCCGGCATTTACATCCGCAAATCAATTTTTGCATCACCGCCTTTGTGGCGACCACCATTTCAGGTTTGCTGCTGACGTTGCCGACCTTTAGCAATACTCCGACTATCGCTATGGCCGCCAGCGTGCTACTGCTGGTTCCGGGCTTTCCGTTGATCAACTCCGTCGCGGATATGTTTAAGGGACACATTAATACCGGACTCGCTCGCTGGGCTATTGCCAGTCTGCTTACGTTGGCGACCTGTATTGGCGTGATCGTGTCGATGACCTTATGGGGGCTGCGCGGATGGGCGTGA